A single region of the Thermotoga profunda AZM34c06 genome encodes:
- a CDS encoding RnfABCDGE type electron transport complex subunit D produces MKLITKDAPHIRSEDTVRNIMIDVLIALGPAVAGAALFFGWYALFLCIFGAVAAEMIEWFIVKVLRKQKEFVPDFSAAVTGLLLAMNLPPTAPWWLLLIGIIIAIGIAKQAFGGIGQNIFNPALVGRVFLLISFPTLMTRWINPLMAFSKSPWDVLTSATPLGVLKQQGLKEALSSFSYTDLFFGNVGGCIGETSVLLLVIGFVYLLYKQRVSPIIPLSYIGTVFLFSSLFYFINPGRFGTPLFHILSGGLFLGALFMATDMVTSPMTFKGQAVFGLGCGLVTMTIRYFAGYPEGVSLAILLMNALTPLIDRVFKPRIFGEVKS; encoded by the coding sequence ATGAAGTTAATCACAAAAGATGCACCACATATAAGAAGTGAAGATACTGTGAGAAATATAATGATTGATGTTTTGATCGCACTCGGTCCAGCAGTTGCAGGAGCGGCTTTGTTTTTTGGTTGGTATGCACTTTTTCTATGTATCTTTGGAGCGGTTGCGGCTGAGATGATCGAGTGGTTTATAGTCAAGGTTTTGAGAAAGCAGAAAGAATTTGTACCTGATTTTAGCGCCGCAGTGACAGGATTGTTACTTGCCATGAACCTCCCACCAACTGCTCCGTGGTGGCTCTTATTGATTGGAATAATAATAGCAATAGGTATCGCAAAACAGGCTTTTGGTGGTATAGGTCAAAATATATTCAACCCTGCGCTTGTTGGAAGGGTCTTTCTCTTAATATCATTTCCTACACTCATGACAAGATGGATCAATCCGTTGATGGCTTTTTCAAAATCTCCTTGGGATGTTTTGACGTCGGCTACACCACTTGGAGTTCTAAAGCAACAGGGATTGAAAGAAGCTTTGAGCAGTTTTAGTTATACCGATCTTTTCTTTGGCAACGTGGGTGGATGCATAGGTGAGACGAGTGTACTTTTGTTGGTGATTGGATTTGTCTATTTATTGTACAAGCAAAGAGTCAGTCCGATTATTCCATTGTCTTACATAGGTACAGTTTTCCTATTTTCGAGTTTATTTTATTTCATAAATCCTGGTAGATTCGGTACACCTTTGTTTCATATATTGAGTGGTGGACTCTTTCTCGGGGCTTTGTTCATGGCTACAGATATGGTTACAAGCCCTATGACTTTCAAAGGTCAAGCGGTTTTTGGTTTGGGATGTGGTCTTGTCACTATGACAATAAGATATTTTGCAGGTTATCCAGAAGGTGTATCTTTGGCGATACTTTTGATGAACGCTCTAACTCCTTTGATAGATCGTGTTTTCAAGCCAAGGATTTTCGGTGAGGTGAAATCATGA
- a CDS encoding electron transport complex protein RnfA, giving the protein MRVFLILFSALLVNNYVFIRFLGICPFLGVSKKMDTAVGMGFAATFVLVMSSVITWFVNKLLVTMGLGFLQIVVFILVIATFVQFVEFFLKKNSPGLYEALGIYLPLITTNCIILGVAILNAQANYSLLEAASHALGAGLGFLLALVIFAGIRERLELYDLPKSFEGLPIALILASIISMAFMGFQGLIKL; this is encoded by the coding sequence ATGAGAGTTTTTCTGATACTCTTCTCTGCCCTTTTAGTTAACAACTATGTCTTTATAAGATTTTTGGGAATCTGTCCATTTCTCGGTGTTTCGAAGAAAATGGACACAGCCGTTGGCATGGGGTTTGCAGCTACGTTTGTACTTGTGATGTCGTCGGTCATAACATGGTTTGTGAACAAATTACTTGTCACAATGGGATTGGGATTTTTGCAGATTGTGGTGTTTATACTTGTGATAGCAACTTTTGTGCAATTTGTCGAGTTCTTTTTGAAGAAGAACAGTCCAGGACTTTATGAAGCTCTTGGGATTTATTTGCCATTAATCACTACAAACTGTATCATACTTGGAGTTGCGATTTTGAACGCACAGGCAAATTATTCATTACTCGAGGCGGCTTCTCATGCACTTGGTGCTGGGCTGGGATTTTTATTGGCTTTGGTAATTTTCGCTGGTATCAGAGAGAGACTTGAACTCTACGATTTACCAAAATCATTTGAAGGGTTACCAATAGCTTTGATACTTGCTTCTATAATCTCGATGGCTTTCATGGGTTTCCAAGGCTTGATAAAGCTGTGA
- a CDS encoding RnfABCDGE type electron transport complex subunit B: protein MTVLYSTLLLTVLGFAFGTFLAYSAKKFEVKEDPRVEMIKQVLSGANCGACGYAGCEAYAKAVVAGKASYDMCIPGKPSGVADKIKEIMQKNETN, encoded by the coding sequence ATGACTGTACTTTATTCGACTTTGTTGTTAACAGTTCTTGGTTTTGCTTTTGGTACTTTTTTGGCGTATTCTGCGAAAAAATTTGAAGTAAAAGAAGATCCAAGAGTTGAGATGATCAAGCAGGTCCTTTCTGGTGCCAATTGTGGTGCTTGTGGTTATGCCGGTTGTGAAGCCTATGCAAAGGCTGTGGTTGCTGGTAAGGCATCTTACGACATGTGCATACCAGGTAAACCATCTGGAGTGGCCGATAAAATAAAGGAGATTATGCAAAAAAATGAAACCAATTGA
- a CDS encoding RnfABCDGE type electron transport complex subunit G, with the protein MKEYVKMGFILLIYCAVAGFALGLVYTITKDRIAIVELGKKFEAIEAVLKDESGQYVVPLDKIKTTVAQVKDETKVIFEENNGKVYSPVYQFDSDMGIVYVLSGSAIGYGGAVSVVASFVRKSDGFMLLSIRVTDYSQETPGLGAKIGEEDIQKRFYPIEPSALENGLRVDKDANMSNLSPQEAKTKGVVKVSDVMTGATITPRAVVNAINAMLSYLKSGVK; encoded by the coding sequence ATGAAAGAATATGTGAAGATGGGATTCATCCTACTAATATACTGTGCCGTTGCTGGTTTCGCACTCGGTTTGGTGTATACCATTACAAAGGATCGTATTGCGATAGTAGAGCTCGGAAAAAAGTTTGAAGCCATAGAAGCGGTGTTAAAAGATGAAAGCGGACAATACGTAGTGCCTTTGGACAAAATCAAGACAACCGTTGCGCAGGTGAAAGATGAAACAAAAGTAATCTTTGAAGAAAACAATGGCAAGGTTTATTCTCCGGTTTATCAATTTGATTCAGATATGGGAATTGTCTATGTACTGAGTGGATCGGCTATAGGATATGGAGGAGCGGTTTCCGTTGTTGCGAGTTTTGTTAGAAAATCAGATGGTTTCATGCTTTTATCGATTCGCGTGACAGATTACTCTCAAGAAACACCTGGCCTTGGTGCAAAAATAGGGGAAGAAGATATTCAAAAAAGATTTTATCCGATAGAGCCATCTGCATTGGAAAATGGTCTTCGTGTGGATAAAGATGCGAATATGTCAAATTTATCGCCCCAAGAAGCTAAGACAAAAGGGGTTGTAAAGGTCAGTGATGTGATGACCGGTGCAACTATAACACCCAGAGCGGTTGTTAATGCAATCAATGCCATGCTTTCTTATTTGAAATCGGGGGTGAAATGA
- a CDS encoding tRNA1(Val) (adenine(37)-N6)-methyltransferase: MENQRSSVCEFDEDLLRILKLPDVGKSYRPTHATTLLAWYSKPSKSQRRLIELGCATGAVCAYLALRYKIIVTAIEKDEFLFKSAQKTIEMNNLSNMTVHNISCSQVRDFFQAESFDMVVANPPHHLTNIPSPDSLRRTTRTADFQSAIEFIEATSYLLKNKGVFVYILPPTHLSFWVVEFTKRKLQPKKALPVYGSPKGNAQFFLLKGVKNGGIGLIIEPPLFLKRA; the protein is encoded by the coding sequence TTGGAAAATCAGAGATCATCAGTATGTGAATTCGATGAAGATCTTCTAAGAATTCTCAAGTTACCCGATGTGGGCAAGTCTTATCGTCCAACACATGCAACCACATTGTTGGCATGGTACTCAAAACCCAGTAAATCTCAGAGAAGATTGATCGAGCTCGGTTGTGCTACTGGAGCTGTATGTGCATATCTTGCCTTGAGATATAAAATAATCGTCACTGCCATAGAAAAGGATGAATTTTTATTCAAATCTGCACAGAAAACAATTGAAATGAACAATTTGTCAAATATGACGGTTCACAACATCTCTTGTTCGCAGGTACGTGATTTTTTTCAGGCGGAATCTTTCGATATGGTCGTGGCAAATCCTCCACACCACTTGACAAATATACCAAGTCCAGATTCCCTGAGGAGGACCACCAGAACGGCTGATTTTCAAAGTGCCATTGAATTCATCGAGGCAACGAGTTACCTTCTCAAAAACAAAGGAGTCTTTGTTTACATACTACCACCAACGCATTTGAGTTTCTGGGTGGTGGAGTTTACAAAAAGAAAACTCCAACCAAAAAAGGCGCTGCCAGTCTATGGAAGTCCAAAAGGTAATGCACAATTTTTTCTTCTGAAGGGTGTGAAAAATGGGGGCATCGGACTCATAATCGAGCCCCCGTTATTTCTCAAAAGAGCTTGA
- the rsxE gene encoding electron transport complex subunit RsxE gives MSSLKEFTKGFFKENPTYVQVLGMCPTLAVTTSAINGLGMGLAATSVLALSNVVISSIRKNVPKNLRIPIFITVIATFVTILDLLMHAFIYDLWKTLGLFIPLIVVNCIIMGRAEAFASKNGIWASFLDGLGVGFGFTGSLVLLGSIRELLGNGTVFGLHIWGKAFNVFAMILPPGGYMTLGLLAALFAFIGMKRKQRGEQK, from the coding sequence ATGAGTTCTTTGAAAGAATTCACAAAGGGATTTTTCAAAGAGAACCCCACCTACGTTCAAGTACTTGGTATGTGTCCGACCCTTGCAGTTACTACGAGTGCTATCAATGGCCTTGGTATGGGGCTTGCTGCAACAAGTGTATTGGCTTTGTCCAATGTGGTGATTTCTTCAATAAGAAAGAATGTCCCCAAAAATCTCAGAATACCTATCTTTATAACTGTTATAGCAACTTTTGTTACAATCCTTGACTTATTGATGCACGCTTTCATCTATGATCTGTGGAAAACACTTGGACTTTTCATACCATTGATTGTAGTGAATTGTATAATCATGGGACGTGCCGAAGCCTTTGCTTCAAAAAATGGTATCTGGGCTTCTTTCTTAGATGGGCTTGGTGTTGGCTTTGGATTCACCGGATCTCTGGTCCTTCTGGGTAGTATCAGAGAGCTTTTGGGAAATGGGACTGTTTTTGGTTTGCATATTTGGGGTAAGGCTTTCAACGTCTTTGCCATGATACTGCCTCCTGGTGGTTATATGACCCTTGGTCTTTTGGCTGCACTTTTTGCATTCATTGGAATGAAGCGTAAACAAAGAGGTGAACAGAAATGA
- the ackA gene encoding acetate kinase produces MKILVVNCGSSSVKYQFIDMEGEKVLCKGLAERVGIEGSRLVHRVNADKHVIEKPMKDHEEALKLILEVLLDPEIGVIKDLSEISAVGHRVVHGAERFASSVLIDDEVMKVLEENVHLAPLHNPPNIMGIRAVQKLLPNVPNVGVFDTAFHQSMPKKAFLYPIPYEFYEKYRIRRYGFHGTSHRYVSKRAAEILGRDYYDFKVITCHLGNGASIAAVRHGKSVDTSMGFTSLEGVVMGTRSGDIDPAIVIYMQQNLGMSVDKVYDILNKKSGVLGLSQLSSDMRDIEDAAHSGNEMAQLALDIYVYRIAKYIGAYAAAMNGVDAIVFTAGVGENSPYVREKVCEYLGFLGIKIDKNLNQVKGVERIISTPDSKVAVLIVPTDEEMVIARDTKQIVESGIKELKLF; encoded by the coding sequence GTGAAGATATTGGTTGTCAACTGTGGCAGTTCATCGGTGAAGTATCAGTTTATCGATATGGAAGGTGAAAAAGTCTTGTGCAAAGGACTTGCCGAGAGAGTTGGTATCGAGGGTAGCCGACTTGTTCATCGTGTCAATGCCGACAAACATGTGATCGAAAAACCCATGAAAGATCATGAAGAAGCCCTGAAATTGATATTGGAAGTATTGCTCGATCCAGAGATAGGTGTTATAAAAGATCTGTCCGAAATCAGCGCAGTTGGCCACAGGGTTGTACATGGTGCAGAGCGATTTGCAAGCTCGGTTTTGATTGACGATGAAGTGATGAAGGTCTTAGAAGAAAATGTTCATCTTGCTCCCTTACACAATCCACCGAACATCATGGGAATTCGCGCCGTTCAGAAATTACTACCAAATGTTCCAAACGTAGGTGTTTTTGACACTGCTTTTCATCAATCGATGCCCAAGAAGGCTTTTCTTTATCCTATACCATACGAATTCTACGAAAAATACAGGATCAGAAGATATGGTTTCCATGGTACGAGTCATAGATATGTTTCTAAAAGAGCGGCTGAAATACTTGGAAGAGATTATTATGATTTCAAAGTAATAACTTGTCACCTTGGTAATGGGGCATCGATAGCTGCTGTGAGACATGGAAAGTCTGTGGACACATCGATGGGATTCACTTCACTTGAAGGAGTCGTCATGGGCACAAGATCTGGTGATATCGATCCAGCAATAGTTATCTACATGCAACAAAACCTTGGAATGTCTGTTGATAAAGTCTACGATATACTCAACAAAAAAAGTGGTGTGCTTGGTTTATCACAACTGAGTTCTGACATGAGAGATATCGAAGATGCAGCTCATTCAGGAAATGAAATGGCTCAGCTTGCCCTTGATATCTATGTCTATAGAATAGCAAAATACATCGGCGCTTATGCTGCAGCGATGAATGGTGTTGATGCAATAGTTTTCACCGCAGGTGTAGGAGAAAACTCACCTTATGTGCGTGAAAAGGTTTGTGAGTACCTTGGATTTCTTGGAATAAAAATAGATAAAAATCTAAATCAAGTAAAAGGAGTGGAAAGAATTATCAGTACGCCAGACTCAAAGGTAGCCGTCTTGATAGTTCCAACCGATGAAGAAATGGTCATAGCGAGAGACACAAAGCAGATAGTCGAAAGTGGAATAAAGGAACTCAAGCTCTTTTGA
- the dprA gene encoding DNA-processing protein DprA, which produces MKPIEIFALSYFGRFSIEELERIVSRFDSIEEILKADFMDGFERFKAHYDEKFMNDQERRAKEIGTEIISFWDEDYPELLRQTISPPAVLFCLGNKKLLNEKCIAVVGTRRITDYGRLVIKKILPELVHADLAIVSGMAFGVDSLAHQISIENNGKTIAVLGTGVDVCYPASNRRLYERIVENGCIVSEYPFGTKAAKQNFPARNRIIAGLCRATIVIEAPMDSGALITARMSAEIGRDVFAVPADIDKKMSEGCNWLLKMGAIPLTDSTQILEYYGITLVKDERQDDFLKIFDEGPLLAEEIVSKLNLGLPEVLSKLTEYELKGLVMKFPTGHYNRV; this is translated from the coding sequence ATGAAACCAATTGAGATCTTTGCACTCTCTTATTTTGGAAGGTTTTCAATTGAAGAACTTGAGCGCATCGTTTCAAGATTTGATTCTATTGAAGAAATTCTGAAGGCAGACTTCATGGATGGTTTTGAGAGATTCAAAGCACATTATGATGAAAAGTTCATGAATGATCAAGAAAGAAGAGCCAAAGAAATCGGTACAGAGATAATTAGTTTTTGGGATGAAGATTATCCCGAACTTTTAAGGCAAACGATCTCTCCACCAGCTGTTTTATTCTGCCTTGGTAATAAAAAACTGCTCAATGAGAAATGTATAGCGGTTGTTGGTACAAGGCGTATCACTGATTATGGAAGGTTGGTAATAAAGAAAATATTACCTGAACTGGTTCATGCAGATCTTGCGATAGTGAGTGGTATGGCATTTGGAGTCGACAGTCTTGCTCACCAAATTTCGATTGAAAACAACGGAAAAACAATAGCCGTACTTGGGACGGGAGTCGATGTATGTTATCCAGCCTCTAATAGAAGGTTGTACGAGAGAATCGTTGAAAACGGTTGCATCGTGAGTGAGTACCCTTTTGGTACGAAAGCGGCAAAACAGAATTTTCCCGCCAGAAATAGGATCATTGCAGGCCTTTGCAGAGCAACGATCGTCATTGAAGCACCTATGGATAGTGGTGCCTTGATTACCGCTCGAATGTCTGCTGAGATAGGGCGTGATGTTTTCGCTGTACCTGCAGATATAGACAAAAAAATGAGCGAGGGTTGTAACTGGCTTTTAAAAATGGGCGCAATACCACTAACAGATTCAACTCAGATACTTGAATACTATGGAATAACTTTGGTAAAAGATGAGAGACAAGATGATTTTTTGAAAATTTTTGATGAAGGTCCGCTGTTGGCAGAGGAAATTGTGAGCAAGCTGAATTTGGGACTTCCCGAGGTTTTATCAAAATTGACGGAATATGAATTAAAGGGTTTGGTCATGAAATTTCCAACGGGGCATTACAATAGAGTTTAG